A DNA window from Parabacteroides johnsonii DSM 18315 contains the following coding sequences:
- a CDS encoding mechanosensitive ion channel family protein has translation MTQGAALGWTLIKAFLVFIVGRLLINLVNKLIKRVLLKRDIDPSVKSFVGSLVNVVLTILLIISVVGALGVQTTSFAALLASAGVAVGMALSGNLANFAGGLIILLFKPFKVGDYIEAQGTGGTVKEIQIFHTILSTPDNKMVYIPNGSLSSGAVTNFSRQTTRRVDWTFGVDYGEDYDKVKEVIQTILARDSRILADPAPFIALHALADSSVNIVVRVWVESPNYWNVYFGINQEVYATFNEKGINFPFPQLTVHRADN, from the coding sequence ATGACGCAAGGGGCGGCGTTGGGATGGACGCTTATCAAGGCGTTTTTGGTTTTTATAGTCGGACGTCTCCTGATTAACTTGGTGAATAAACTGATAAAACGGGTTTTGCTGAAACGCGATATCGATCCTTCAGTCAAGAGTTTCGTCGGAAGCCTGGTAAATGTTGTCCTGACTATTCTATTGATCATCTCGGTTGTCGGTGCTTTGGGTGTACAAACAACTTCTTTTGCCGCTCTTCTTGCTTCTGCAGGTGTCGCTGTCGGTATGGCTTTGAGCGGTAATCTGGCGAACTTCGCGGGTGGATTGATTATTCTTTTGTTCAAGCCTTTCAAAGTCGGTGACTATATAGAGGCACAGGGTACAGGCGGAACGGTGAAGGAAATCCAGATTTTCCACACGATTCTGTCGACACCTGATAATAAGATGGTGTATATCCCGAATGGATCGTTGAGTAGTGGAGCGGTCACGAACTTCAGCCGGCAGACTACCCGCCGAGTGGACTGGACGTTTGGTGTCGATTATGGTGAAGACTATGATAAAGTAAAGGAGGTGATCCAAACGATTCTTGCCCGTGACTCTCGGATTTTGGCTGATCCGGCTCCTTTCATTGCCTTGCATGCGTTGGCAGACAGCAGTGTGAATATTGTTGTCCGTGTATGGGTGGAAAGCCCGAATTATTGGAATGTTTATTTCGGAATCAATCAGGAGGTTTATGCAACATTCAATGAAAAAGGCATCAACTTCCCGTTCCCGCAACTCACTGTGCATCGGGCTGATAACTGA
- a CDS encoding tetratricopeptide repeat protein yields MRTFLIIIGLFLFIGNSFAQSYEELIEKSYDFVDKGDLVSAEESLKAAMRKEPANPLNYALLTNLGTIQRRQGKLEDALISYTSALSGHTKNITILENRASLYTELGETEKALNDYNTLLIEDPEHQEALYCRGLLYIQLQNYMWAEQDFDKILEVNEKSVRARLGHAILEKMRGNYDESERIFNYLISEMPRDWVLYEGRADLYFMMGKNARAMADIEKVFVESEPTANLYVLRGKIKLAQYEKERAALDFKKAESMGYNKEVIKELMKLAQQ; encoded by the coding sequence ATGAGGACTTTCTTGATTATTATAGGTTTGTTCCTGTTTATAGGAAACAGCTTTGCGCAATCATACGAAGAATTAATAGAGAAAAGCTATGACTTCGTGGATAAAGGTGACTTGGTGTCCGCAGAAGAGAGCCTGAAAGCAGCTATGCGCAAAGAACCGGCTAACCCGCTGAACTATGCCCTGCTTACGAACCTCGGAACCATACAACGCCGGCAGGGAAAGTTGGAAGACGCACTCATCTCCTATACTTCCGCACTAAGCGGGCATACAAAGAATATCACCATTCTCGAAAACCGAGCTTCCCTTTACACCGAGCTGGGAGAAACAGAAAAGGCATTGAACGATTATAACACGCTTTTGATAGAAGATCCGGAACATCAGGAAGCGCTTTATTGCCGCGGGCTGCTCTATATACAGCTACAAAATTATATGTGGGCGGAACAAGATTTCGACAAGATCCTGGAAGTAAACGAGAAATCGGTCCGCGCCCGCCTCGGTCATGCCATTTTGGAAAAGATGCGCGGGAACTATGACGAAAGCGAACGGATATTCAACTACCTGATCAGCGAAATGCCCCGTGACTGGGTCCTCTACGAAGGACGGGCGGACTTGTATTTCATGATGGGAAAGAATGCACGGGCAATGGCTGATATAGAAAAGGTCTTCGTCGAAAGCGAACCGACAGCCAATCTCTATGTGCTGAGAGGCAAAATCAAGCTGGCACAATACGAAAAAGAACGGGCAGCCCTTGATTTCAAGAAAGCCGAATCGATGGGATATAATAAAGAAGTTATCAAGGAATTGATGAAACTCGCCCAACAATAA
- a CDS encoding acyltransferase, translating to MQKDTKRNFALDVLRVLACYMVIQVHTGEFYYIGPIGDVIKGENAFWVDLYNSVCRSAVPLFVMLTGYFLLPVKDEPAQFFRKRFTRVVIPFIFWCIAYSFYQFFRGQVDFTTACTNILKIPVNFGTQVGHLWYVYMLMGLYLFAPIISPWLKTASRKSIELYLGIWAFTLCVPYIHLLFPDILGECFWNGTPMLYYFSGLLGYMVLAYYLRTYASERKSWNLPVGIALLVVGYFITWYGFHERLSTAEYVPQLEITWGYETINVAMVATGIFLLIKNIRIKSPDSSCGKLVTDISIKSYGIYLIHIMLLNLFYDLLNNLSDSAMIKIPVIALCTFITSYLMIKALSYLPKSKYIIG from the coding sequence ATGCAGAAAGACACTAAACGCAATTTTGCGCTCGATGTACTGCGGGTACTAGCCTGCTATATGGTAATCCAAGTACACACCGGAGAGTTTTATTATATCGGCCCGATCGGGGATGTGATAAAAGGAGAGAATGCTTTTTGGGTAGACCTTTACAACTCTGTCTGCCGATCGGCTGTTCCTCTATTTGTGATGCTGACCGGATATTTCCTTCTCCCTGTAAAAGATGAGCCGGCACAATTCTTCCGCAAACGTTTCACACGTGTAGTCATACCTTTTATATTCTGGTGTATCGCTTACTCTTTCTACCAGTTCTTCCGGGGACAAGTGGACTTTACAACCGCCTGTACGAATATCCTCAAAATCCCGGTAAACTTCGGGACACAAGTGGGGCATCTCTGGTATGTCTATATGCTGATGGGACTATATCTTTTCGCTCCTATCATTTCACCTTGGTTAAAAACAGCTTCTCGAAAGAGCATCGAGCTATATCTTGGAATATGGGCGTTTACTTTGTGCGTGCCTTATATCCATCTGTTATTTCCGGATATATTAGGGGAATGCTTCTGGAACGGGACTCCGATGTTATACTATTTCTCCGGGCTGCTGGGATATATGGTATTAGCTTATTATCTACGCACATATGCTTCAGAACGGAAAAGCTGGAACCTGCCGGTGGGCATCGCTTTATTGGTAGTGGGCTATTTCATCACCTGGTACGGCTTCCACGAACGGTTATCGACAGCCGAATATGTTCCTCAATTGGAAATCACTTGGGGATACGAGACAATCAACGTGGCAATGGTGGCTACAGGTATTTTCCTGTTGATCAAGAATATCCGGATCAAGAGCCCAGATTCATCCTGCGGAAAGTTAGTTACGGATATATCGATTAAGAGTTACGGAATTTACCTAATACACATCATGTTGCTGAACCTGTTCTATGACTTGTTGAATAATCTGTCCGACAGTGCCATGATTAAGATTCCAGTAATCGCACTCTGCACTTTCATTACTTCTTATCTAATGATCAAAGCCCTTTCCTATCTGCCAAAGAGTAAATACATAATCGGATAA
- the leuB gene encoding 3-isopropylmalate dehydrogenase translates to MNLNIAVLPGDGIGPEISAQGVDVMSAVCKKFGHEVRYEYALCGADAIDKVGDPFPKETYEICKEADAVLFSAVGDPKFDNDPTAKVRPEQGLLAMRKKLGLFANIRPVQTFKCLLHKSPLRADLVDGADFLCIRELTGGMYFGEKYQDNDKAYDTNMYTRPEIERILKVGFEYAMKRKKHLTVVDKANVLASSRLWRQIAQEMAPSYPEVQTDYMYVDNAAMRMIQEPKFFDVMVTENTFGDILTDEGSCISGSMGLLPSASTGESTPVFEPIHGSWPQAKGLNIANPLAQILSVAMLFEYFGCKAEGALIREAVDASLDANVRTPEIQVEGGAKYGTKEVGAWIVDYIINN, encoded by the coding sequence ATGAATTTGAATATAGCTGTACTTCCCGGTGACGGGATCGGTCCTGAAATTTCTGCACAAGGTGTGGATGTGATGAGCGCCGTTTGTAAGAAATTCGGACATGAAGTCCGTTATGAATATGCTCTTTGCGGAGCTGATGCTATCGACAAGGTGGGAGATCCTTTCCCAAAAGAAACGTATGAGATTTGTAAAGAAGCGGATGCTGTCCTCTTCTCTGCTGTAGGTGATCCGAAGTTCGACAACGATCCGACAGCTAAAGTGCGTCCTGAACAGGGGTTGCTGGCCATGCGCAAGAAACTGGGGTTGTTTGCGAATATCCGTCCCGTACAAACCTTTAAGTGCCTGCTGCACAAGTCTCCGCTTCGTGCAGACTTGGTGGATGGTGCGGATTTTCTATGTATCCGTGAACTGACGGGAGGCATGTATTTCGGGGAGAAATATCAGGACAACGATAAGGCTTACGATACCAATATGTACACACGCCCTGAGATCGAGCGTATCTTGAAAGTCGGTTTCGAATACGCCATGAAACGGAAAAAACATCTGACGGTAGTCGATAAGGCAAATGTCCTGGCTTCTTCTCGTCTGTGGCGCCAAATCGCACAAGAGATGGCTCCTTCTTATCCGGAGGTTCAGACTGACTATATGTATGTCGATAATGCGGCCATGCGTATGATCCAGGAACCCAAATTCTTTGATGTCATGGTAACGGAGAATACGTTTGGTGATATCCTTACTGACGAAGGCTCTTGTATCAGCGGTTCTATGGGCTTGCTCCCTTCTGCTTCGACGGGCGAAAGCACTCCTGTATTCGAACCGATTCATGGTTCATGGCCGCAGGCTAAAGGATTGAATATTGCCAATCCGTTGGCACAGATTCTTTCGGTTGCCATGCTGTTTGAGTACTTCGGGTGCAAGGCGGAAGGTGCTTTGATCCGCGAGGCTGTGGATGCTTCTCTGGACGCTAATGTCCGTACCCCTGAAATCCAGGTGGAAGGTGGTGCAAAATATGGCACAAAAGAGGTCGGTGCATGGATTGTCGACTACATTATTAACAATTGA
- a CDS encoding methylglyoxal synthase yields MKKLTIALVAHDNRKADMVEWAVHNAEFLSHHHIVCTGTTGNLVRKAMEEKGVPADIACMHSGPLGGDAEIAAMVVRKEIDLAVFLIDDLNPQPHEADIQMLLRQCRVHNVPIACNRYSADLMITSTLWDDENYVPTEPKYVYFKRE; encoded by the coding sequence ATGAAGAAGTTAACGATTGCGCTTGTTGCGCACGACAACCGGAAGGCTGACATGGTAGAATGGGCTGTTCACAATGCTGAATTTCTGTCCCATCATCACATCGTATGTACCGGAACAACCGGAAATTTGGTTCGGAAGGCAATGGAAGAAAAAGGTGTTCCGGCGGATATCGCCTGTATGCATTCCGGTCCGCTGGGTGGAGATGCCGAAATTGCAGCGATGGTAGTACGGAAAGAAATAGACCTTGCCGTATTCCTGATCGACGATTTGAACCCGCAGCCGCATGAGGCCGATATCCAAATGTTACTTCGCCAGTGCCGTGTTCATAACGTGCCTATCGCCTGTAACCGGTATAGTGCTGACCTGATGATAACAAGTACATTGTGGGATGACGAAAACTATGTCCCGACAGAACCCAAATACGTTTATTTTAAAAGAGAATAG
- a CDS encoding alpha-isopropylmalate synthase regulatory domain-containing protein has protein sequence MIEIMDTTLRDGEQTSGVSFAAHEKLSIAQALLDLGVNRLEIASARVSDGEFEAVKRVASWAERTGNIQKLEVLGFVDGDVSLNWIEAAGCRVVNLLCKGSYKHVTEQLRKTPEQHFADIRSVIDLATERGIAVNVYLEDWSNGIKNSPEYVFQAVDSLRDLPIQRFMLPDTLGILNPGNTYEYCKDMVTRYPDLKFDFHAHNDYDLAVANVYSAVRAGIEGLHTTLNGLGERAGNAPLSSVLAVLKDQLRVGTTLKEERINYASRLVETFSGVHIPPNKPIIGEHVFTQCAGVHADGDSKNNLYCNDLLPERFGRVREYALGKTSGKANIRKNLESLGIDIDENSMRKVTERIIELGDKKEMVTTEDLPYIISDVLHHDTMADQRIRILNYSLSLAQGLKPVATLKIEINGEAYQESASGDGQYDAFVRALRKIYTDLGRPFPMLTNYSVSIPPGGRTDAFVQTIISWNYAGVDFKTRGLDADQTEAAIKATLKMLNKIEQ, from the coding sequence ATGATAGAAATAATGGATACCACCCTGCGCGACGGGGAACAGACATCGGGAGTTTCTTTTGCGGCGCATGAGAAGCTGAGCATTGCACAGGCATTGCTCGATCTGGGTGTGAACCGTCTGGAGATCGCTTCTGCGCGTGTCTCGGACGGCGAGTTTGAGGCCGTGAAGCGCGTGGCTTCCTGGGCGGAACGTACCGGGAACATTCAGAAGCTCGAAGTGCTCGGTTTTGTGGATGGCGATGTTTCGTTGAATTGGATCGAAGCGGCGGGTTGTCGTGTGGTAAACCTGCTTTGTAAAGGCTCTTACAAGCATGTGACGGAACAGCTTCGTAAGACTCCCGAACAGCATTTTGCCGATATACGTTCTGTCATCGATTTGGCAACAGAACGGGGGATCGCCGTGAACGTTTATCTGGAAGATTGGTCGAACGGTATTAAGAACTCGCCTGAATATGTCTTCCAGGCAGTCGATTCGCTCCGTGACCTACCGATTCAGCGTTTCATGTTGCCTGATACACTCGGTATCCTAAACCCTGGCAATACCTACGAGTATTGTAAGGATATGGTTACGCGTTATCCGGACCTGAAGTTCGATTTCCATGCTCATAACGACTACGATCTGGCGGTAGCGAATGTTTACTCCGCTGTCCGTGCCGGTATAGAAGGACTTCATACCACGTTGAACGGATTGGGAGAACGTGCCGGGAATGCTCCGCTTAGCAGTGTACTTGCCGTGCTGAAAGACCAGTTGAGAGTAGGGACGACGCTCAAGGAAGAGCGGATTAATTACGCCAGCCGTCTGGTGGAAACTTTCTCCGGCGTTCATATCCCGCCTAACAAACCGATTATCGGGGAACACGTTTTTACGCAATGTGCCGGTGTCCATGCTGACGGCGACAGCAAAAACAACTTGTATTGTAACGACCTCCTGCCTGAACGTTTCGGTCGTGTCCGCGAATATGCGCTCGGCAAAACTTCCGGCAAAGCGAATATCCGCAAGAACCTCGAATCGTTGGGAATCGATATCGACGAGAACTCTATGCGTAAAGTGACCGAGCGGATCATCGAGCTGGGTGATAAGAAAGAAATGGTTACGACGGAGGATCTTCCGTATATTATCAGCGATGTGCTCCATCACGATACGATGGCCGATCAGCGTATCCGCATACTGAATTATTCCTTGTCTTTAGCGCAGGGATTGAAACCGGTCGCAACGCTGAAGATAGAGATCAATGGTGAAGCTTACCAGGAATCGGCTTCGGGTGACGGACAATATGATGCTTTCGTACGTGCTCTGCGGAAGATATATACTGATTTGGGGCGTCCTTTCCCGATGCTGACCAACTATTCCGTTTCCATACCGCCCGGCGGACGGACTGATGCCTTTGTGCAGACCATCATTAGTTGGAATTATGCCGGAGTGGATTTTAAAACCCGTGGTCTTGATGCAGACCAGACAGAGGCTGCTATCAAGGCGACACTGAAGATGCTGAACAAGATAGAACAATAA
- a CDS encoding GxxExxY protein, with amino-acid sequence MTQIEQMIADYLFKEETDGIIAAFYDVYNALGYGFLERVYQNALYLELCKRGYACSAQQKINVYYQGTLVGEYFADMIVNGHIILELKAVDCLCKEHELQLINYLKATNIEVGLLLNFGERPQIKRKVYSNDKKENLRSSV; translated from the coding sequence ATGACGCAGATTGAACAGATGATCGCAGATTATTTATTTAAAGAAGAAACGGACGGGATTATTGCTGCATTCTATGATGTATATAATGCATTGGGGTATGGCTTTTTGGAACGTGTATATCAGAATGCTTTGTATTTGGAGTTATGTAAGAGAGGATATGCTTGTTCGGCTCAACAAAAAATAAACGTATATTACCAAGGAACTCTTGTCGGAGAGTATTTTGCCGATATGATAGTAAATGGTCATATTATTCTGGAATTGAAAGCTGTAGATTGTCTGTGTAAAGAGCATGAATTGCAACTGATAAATTATTTGAAAGCAACAAATATTGAAGTGGGTTTATTATTGAACTTTGGAGAACGTCCGCAAATAAAACGAAAAGTTTATTCAAACGATAAAAAAGAAAATCTGCGGTCATCTGTTTAA
- the leuD gene encoding 3-isopropylmalate dehydratase small subunit, whose product MKQKFNIITSTCVPLPLENVDTDQIIPARFLKATDKKGFGENLFRDWRYDKQGNKIESFVLNDPTYSGQILVAGKNFGSGSSREHAAWAIADYGFRVVVSSFFADIHKNNELNNFVLPVVVSEPFLAELFDSIFADPKTEVEVNLPAQTITNKATGKSEHFDINAYKKDCLVNGLDDIDYLLSNKEKIEAFEVLRNND is encoded by the coding sequence ATGAAACAGAAATTCAACATCATAACATCGACTTGCGTCCCCCTTCCTCTTGAGAATGTGGATACGGACCAGATCATTCCTGCCCGCTTCTTGAAAGCAACCGACAAAAAGGGGTTCGGTGAAAACCTCTTCCGCGATTGGCGGTACGATAAGCAGGGCAACAAAATAGAATCGTTTGTTCTGAACGATCCGACTTATAGTGGACAGATATTGGTGGCAGGGAAGAACTTCGGTTCGGGTTCCAGTCGCGAGCACGCTGCTTGGGCGATTGCAGATTACGGGTTTCGCGTAGTCGTATCCAGTTTCTTTGCGGATATCCACAAAAACAATGAACTGAATAACTTTGTTCTTCCTGTGGTGGTTAGTGAACCTTTTTTGGCCGAGCTTTTCGACTCGATTTTTGCCGATCCGAAAACGGAAGTCGAAGTCAACCTGCCTGCCCAAACCATTACCAACAAGGCCACGGGCAAGAGCGAGCATTTCGACATTAATGCTTACAAAAAAGACTGTCTGGTAAACGGTCTCGATGACATCGACTACTTGTTATCCAATAAGGAAAAGATCGAAGCATTCGAAGTTTTGAGAAATAACGATTAA
- the leuC gene encoding 3-isopropylmalate dehydratase large subunit, giving the protein MNTLFDKIWDSHVVTMIEEGPTQLYIDRLYCHEVTSPQAFAGMRARGLKPLRPERIYCMPDHNTPTHDQDKPIEDPVSKNQVDTLAKNAAEFGLTHYGMMDERNGIIHVVGPERGLTLPGMTIVCGDSHTSTHGAVGAVAFGIGTSEVEMVMASQCILQAKPKTMRIRVEGNLGKGVTAKDVALYLMSKVTTSGATGYFIEYGGSAIRSLTMEGRLTLCNLSIEMGARGGMIAPDETTFAYLKGRENAPRGEDWDKAVAYWKTLKSGDDAVFDKEILFDAADIEPMVTYGTNPGMGMGITGHIPTVGGMGEVEKASFMKSLEYMGFEPGESLLGKKIDYVFLGSCTNGRIEDFRAFASIVKGRKKADHVIAWLVPGSWMVDAQIREEGLDKIFEEAGFQLRQPGCSACLAMNDDKIPAGKYAVSTSNRNFEGRQGPGARTILAGPLVAAAAAVTGKITDPRGF; this is encoded by the coding sequence ATGAATACATTATTTGACAAGATTTGGGATTCCCACGTGGTGACGATGATCGAAGAGGGACCCACACAGCTTTATATAGACAGGTTGTACTGTCATGAAGTAACCAGTCCGCAGGCCTTTGCCGGTATGCGTGCACGTGGTTTGAAACCGCTCCGTCCGGAACGTATCTATTGTATGCCGGACCATAACACGCCGACACATGATCAGGATAAACCGATCGAAGATCCTGTTTCGAAGAACCAGGTCGATACGTTGGCAAAAAACGCTGCCGAATTCGGTTTGACTCATTATGGAATGATGGATGAACGGAATGGTATTATTCATGTGGTAGGCCCGGAACGCGGACTGACCTTGCCGGGGATGACAATTGTCTGTGGCGACTCTCATACCTCTACCCATGGAGCAGTCGGTGCTGTCGCTTTCGGTATCGGAACCAGTGAAGTGGAAATGGTGATGGCTTCCCAGTGTATCTTGCAGGCAAAGCCGAAAACCATGCGTATCCGTGTGGAAGGCAATCTTGGAAAAGGGGTAACGGCGAAGGATGTCGCCCTCTATCTCATGTCGAAAGTGACGACCAGTGGTGCGACCGGTTATTTCATTGAATATGGAGGATCGGCGATTCGCAGTCTGACGATGGAAGGTCGTTTGACTTTGTGCAATTTGTCTATCGAAATGGGGGCCCGTGGTGGTATGATCGCTCCTGACGAAACAACATTTGCTTATCTCAAAGGACGTGAAAATGCTCCTCGCGGCGAAGATTGGGACAAGGCGGTTGCCTATTGGAAGACGTTGAAGAGCGGTGATGATGCCGTGTTTGACAAAGAGATCCTGTTTGATGCTGCCGATATCGAACCGATGGTAACATATGGAACTAATCCGGGTATGGGAATGGGGATCACTGGACATATCCCGACTGTCGGAGGTATGGGCGAAGTGGAGAAAGCTTCTTTTATGAAATCCCTGGAATATATGGGTTTCGAACCGGGTGAATCATTGTTGGGCAAGAAGATCGACTATGTATTCTTAGGCTCTTGTACCAATGGCCGTATCGAAGACTTCCGCGCTTTTGCTTCCATTGTAAAGGGACGGAAGAAAGCGGATCATGTGATCGCCTGGCTGGTTCCCGGTTCTTGGATGGTAGATGCACAGATTCGTGAAGAAGGACTGGACAAAATATTTGAAGAAGCCGGTTTTCAATTGCGTCAACCGGGATGTTCAGCTTGTCTGGCAATGAATGACGATAAGATCCCAGCAGGGAAATATGCCGTTTCGACAAGTAACCGTAACTTCGAAGGACGTCAGGGACCGGGTGCCCGTACGATTCTGGCCGGTCCGTTAGTGGCAGCAGCGGCAGCAGTGACAGGGAAAATTACCGATCCGAGAGGTTTTTAG
- a CDS encoding 2-isopropylmalate synthase, with the protein MSDRLFIFDTTLRDGEQVPGCQLNSIEKIQVAKALEELGVDVIEAGFPVSSPGDFNSVVEISKAVTWPTICALTRAVEKDIDVAADALKYAKHGRIHTGIGTSDYHIKYKFNSNQEEILERAIAATKYAKRYVEDIEFYCEDAGRTDNEYLARVVEAVIKAGATVVNIPDTTGYCLPDEYGAKIKYLMEHVDGIEKAILSTHCHNDLGMATANTVQGVLNGARQVEVTMNGIGERAGNTSLEEVAMIFKSHKEREIITNINTTRIYGVSRMVSSLMNMPIQPNKAIVGRNAFAHSSGIHQDGVLKNRESYEIIDPKEVGIDDNAIVLTARSGRAALKHRLQVLGVELSQEKLDKVYDEFLKLADRKKDINDDDVLMLAGKDRTAMHRIKLEYLQVTSGVGLQSVASVCLNIAGEKFEAAASGNGPVDAAIKAVKSIIHRTMTIQEFLIQAINKGSDDMGKVHMQVEYEGNRYYGFAANTDIIAASVEAFIDAINKFVK; encoded by the coding sequence ATGTCAGACAGATTATTTATTTTCGACACGACGTTGCGTGATGGCGAACAGGTGCCGGGTTGCCAGTTAAACAGTATTGAAAAGATTCAGGTAGCCAAAGCACTGGAAGAACTGGGAGTAGACGTGATAGAAGCCGGTTTCCCCGTATCGAGTCCGGGCGATTTCAATAGTGTTGTTGAAATATCGAAAGCCGTAACATGGCCTACAATCTGTGCGCTTACCCGTGCGGTGGAAAAAGATATTGATGTGGCAGCCGATGCATTGAAATATGCGAAGCATGGACGTATTCATACGGGTATCGGAACGTCTGATTATCATATCAAGTATAAGTTCAACTCGAACCAGGAAGAGATTTTGGAACGAGCTATTGCCGCAACTAAGTATGCCAAAAGATACGTGGAAGACATCGAGTTCTATTGTGAAGATGCCGGACGTACGGACAACGAATATCTGGCACGTGTGGTAGAAGCGGTCATTAAAGCCGGTGCGACTGTTGTCAATATCCCAGATACGACCGGTTATTGCCTGCCGGACGAATATGGGGCAAAAATCAAATATTTGATGGAACATGTGGATGGCATCGAGAAGGCTATCCTCTCTACCCACTGTCATAACGATTTGGGGATGGCTACTGCCAACACTGTACAGGGTGTCTTGAATGGTGCACGCCAGGTGGAAGTCACTATGAACGGTATTGGCGAACGGGCCGGTAATACCTCCCTGGAAGAGGTCGCTATGATTTTCAAGAGTCATAAGGAACGTGAGATTATTACCAATATCAACACAACCCGGATATACGGGGTCAGCCGTATGGTTTCAAGCCTGATGAATATGCCGATCCAGCCAAACAAGGCGATCGTCGGACGTAACGCGTTTGCTCATTCTTCGGGTATCCACCAAGACGGTGTTTTGAAGAATCGTGAGAGTTATGAGATTATCGACCCGAAAGAGGTGGGTATCGACGATAATGCAATCGTGCTGACTGCCCGTAGCGGACGGGCTGCATTGAAACACCGTTTGCAGGTGCTGGGTGTCGAACTGTCTCAGGAAAAGTTGGATAAGGTCTATGATGAATTCTTGAAATTGGCCGACCGCAAGAAAGATATCAACGACGACGATGTCCTGATGCTTGCCGGTAAGGATCGTACAGCTATGCACCGCATCAAGCTGGAATATCTACAGGTAACCTCCGGCGTCGGTTTGCAGTCTGTGGCCAGTGTTTGTCTGAATATCGCAGGCGAGAAGTTCGAAGCAGCCGCTTCCGGTAACGGTCCTGTCGATGCGGCCATTAAGGCTGTGAAATCCATTATCCACCGTACGATGACGATCCAGGAATTCCTGATCCAGGCGATCAACAAAGGTAGCGACGACATGGGTAAAGTACATATGCAGGTCGAATACGAAGGAAACCGTTATTACGGTTTTGCAGCCAATACCGATATTATAGCGGCTTCTGTAGAGGCATTTATCGATGCAATTAATAAATTTGTGAAGTAA